GGCGTGGCCAAAGCCACCCTGTACCGTCACTTCGCCACCAAGAATGCTTTGGTGCTGGCGGTGCTAGAGCGTCGCGAACAGCTGTGGACCCACGGCCTGATCGAGGAGCAGTCGGCGCTGCGAGGCAAAACGGCCGAGGAACAGTTGCTCGCCATTTTCGACGTTCTGCACGACTGGTTCCAGAACCGCGACGGTTACGAGGGGTGCTCCTTCATCAATGTGCTGCTGGAGATGGGGCTCGATCACCCCGCCGGGCAGGCCAGCATCATCCATATCGACAATGTTCGCAAGATTGTGCGGGAACGCGCCGGCGCGGCGGGACTGCGCGATGCGGAGGATTTCGCCTGGTCATGGCATATCTTGATGAAGGGTGCCATCATCCTCGCCGCCGTCGGCGACCGAGAGGCGGCCCGTCGGGCCCAGGCGATGGCCCGCGACCTTATCGAACGGCACCGACCGGTGCACGCCAGCGACGTGACAGGCAGCGCGGAGAGCTGAATCAGGACGCCGCGGCGGCATCGGTCGTGCGCTTGTGTTCTTCCTCGAGTTCGGCAATTGCGCGTGAGGTGCGCTCGCGCATCAAGATCGCGGCGGTGGCTCCGCAGACGACCGCGATCACCAGCGCGATCCACGAGAACCGCGACATGTACTTCTCGGCGGCCTCACCGGCGTAGTACACCAACGCGGTGGTGCCGCCCGCCCAGCAGATTCCGCCCGAGACGTTGGCCGCCAGGAACCGCGGATAGGGCATCTTCAACGCCCCGGCCAGCGGGCCGGCGAATATCCGTAGCAAAGCGACGAATCGACCAAAGAACACCGCGCGCACGCCCCAGCGATTGAAGGTGCGCTCGGCCAGCATCACGTGCCCAGGGCCGAAGTGCTTGGGGAAGCGGCGGCCGAGACGGTCGAACAGCGGCATCCCGAACCGGCGGCCAATCGAATAGCCGATCGAGTCACCGACCACCGCGCCGACCACCGCGGCGGCGCCGACACCAATCGGATTGACCGCTAGCTCGTGGTGCGATGACATCAACGCCGCGGTGACCAGCACGATCTCCCCAGGCAGCGGGATGCCCAGGCTCTCCAATCCCACGACGCCGCCGACCACCAGATAGACCGCAAGGGGTGGGATCGAATCCAGCAGGGCCTGCACATCCATGGGTAAAGAATGCCTGACCGGCGGTGGCTCCGCGGCGCAACTGGGCCAAAGGTGGGCGGAGCCGATCTCCGTTGGCCTACTCGGGCCGTCACCTTCTGCTCCGAGCAGGACCGTTCACCATCCGGCAAGGTGGGCGGCCGGTGCGCGAAAGCTCAAATCACGCCGAACCTTTGACGATCCGGTGCGGATTCTGCGGCCGCAGGAAGACGTCGTTGAGTGTCACGGTACGCAACCCCCGGGAACGGATGATGTCGACCAATTGCCCGTAAACGTGGGTGACCGGTGGATGGTTGAGGTGGCCGATCACAATGTTCTGTGCAGTGAAGCTCTGATAGGCCATCCTGACGATGTCGGCCTCGGACCGCGGTGCGGAATCCCGGAGGTCACCGGACCACAGCGTCGGAGCCAGATAGCCCAAGTCAGCGGCCACCGCGTCGACCACCGGAGTGCGTCGGCCGTAGGGGGGCCGGTAATACGGGGTGGCGTCCACCCCGTAGGTGTTGCGCAGGAATGCGTCGGTGCTGCGGAGTTCCTCGGCGATCTGGCTTTTCGACAGCGTGGTCAAGTCGGGATGTGTCCACGTGTGGTTGCCCAGCTGGATCTGCCCCGAATCGACCAGCGGTCGCAACAGCGCGGCATTTTCGGTCCACGACCGGTAACTGCCCGTGACGAAATAGGTGAGCCGCACGCCGGTGTCCTTGGCGAATTGCGTGTAAAGGCGCACCACGTCAGGGTTGGATCCGTCGTCGACGGTCCACGCCAGCAGATTCCCGTTGCCAGGAAGTCTCTTCAATGCGCCGGCACCGGGCAGATCGACACGTGATCCAGGGTCAGGGGACGGCGCCATCGGCCGAATGTCGGCGCGCGCCAGCGGTGTTGTGTACCCAGGGAGTCCGATGGCCGCCACCGTCGCGGCCATTGCGACCAGGAGCCGCCGCCGGTCGAATTCGCCCACGTGTCTTCTCCCGATTACCCCAAACTCCCGATCAGGCTAGACGTTGGGCCGATTAACTTCGTCGGAGCGGGTGAAGTGTCGCGCGACTCTATATCAAGCCGTGACGTTCGGGAGTTGGCCAATTGGTAAACCCCGGACTGGTCGTCCACTCGTGTTGACGCCGCCCGAGCGACCATCCGTTGCGCAATTCCCGCAGCCGTGCGTTCGGCCGGATGCTAAGCGCGCCGCGTTGCCGACCAGCCATGATTCCCCGACCACCAAGCAACGCGACGCTGCGAGAACGGTATCGGGGATTCGCGGACAATATGCCGTTTTCGCGACAACTGTTGCAGCAGCCACCATGTCGGGTGTGGCACGGCACACGGAATCCGGGGGATAGGCTCGATGGATGCGGAAAGAGCCGCCGCAGTACCCGATCGAGTCGGTGGACAACGCGCTGAGGCTGTTGTTGCTGCTGGGCGAGCAACCGCAAATCCGGCTCAGTGAGGCGACGCGGTACTTGGGGGTAGCCTCCTCCACCGCGCACCGCCTGCTGGCGATGCTGGCTTATCGCGGCTTTGTCCGACAAGATCCGGACTCCAAGGCCTACCTGCCCGGACCGGCGCTCACCGGAGTGGCGTTCGCTATCTTCGGGCGCATCGACATTCAGCGTGCCGCGGTGCCGGTTATGCGCGAGCTCAGCGACCGATTGGGAGAGTCCGTCCACGTTGGGATGCTCGACGGGGCCGGCGTGCGCTTCGTCGCCGCAA
The nucleotide sequence above comes from Mycobacterium vicinigordonae. Encoded proteins:
- a CDS encoding TetR/AcrR family transcriptional regulator; the protein is MLTPDAAGPPGTAVPARERILGAAYELFSRRGIRAVGTDEIIERAGVAKATLYRHFATKNALVLAVLERREQLWTHGLIEEQSALRGKTAEEQLLAIFDVLHDWFQNRDGYEGCSFINVLLEMGLDHPAGQASIIHIDNVRKIVRERAGAAGLRDAEDFAWSWHILMKGAIILAAVGDREAARRAQAMARDLIERHRPVHASDVTGSAES
- a CDS encoding polysaccharide deacetylase family protein; translation: MAATVAAIGLPGYTTPLARADIRPMAPSPDPGSRVDLPGAGALKRLPGNGNLLAWTVDDGSNPDVVRLYTQFAKDTGVRLTYFVTGSYRSWTENAALLRPLVDSGQIQLGNHTWTHPDLTTLSKSQIAEELRSTDAFLRNTYGVDATPYYRPPYGRRTPVVDAVAADLGYLAPTLWSGDLRDSAPRSEADIVRMAYQSFTAQNIVIGHLNHPPVTHVYGQLVDIIRSRGLRTVTLNDVFLRPQNPHRIVKGSA
- a CDS encoding DedA family protein — translated: MDVQALLDSIPPLAVYLVVGGVVGLESLGIPLPGEIVLVTAALMSSHHELAVNPIGVGAAAVVGAVVGDSIGYSIGRRFGMPLFDRLGRRFPKHFGPGHVMLAERTFNRWGVRAVFFGRFVALLRIFAGPLAGALKMPYPRFLAANVSGGICWAGGTTALVYYAGEAAEKYMSRFSWIALVIAVVCGATAAILMRERTSRAIAELEEEHKRTTDAAAAS